In the genome of Balearica regulorum gibbericeps isolate bBalReg1 chromosome 14, bBalReg1.pri, whole genome shotgun sequence, the window TCAGGGCTTGAGGCCCATCTGTGTGACTTGTTACCGAAGGTCATTCCAGAAAGGTTTTCCAGGAGggtattttgaaatgcattctgCCCTCTCCCACCTGCTTAGGGGGTAGTTGCTGACTGTGCCCTTGGAGCAGAAAGTCAGGGGAGCAGAGAGCAttgaatttgttttatttttttcacacgTGATCTGCTGTCTCTGTGTGGTATCAGCTCGTCTCTCCCCGCAGTTCGTGGGCATGTCCTAAATGCAAGACCTCTCTGGCGCCGGTATTTACGTCTCTACAAGTAATTCGACTGCTACAGCCTCCCACTTTTCCCCGCCCAACCGAGCCATCCCCATCCTGCTTTGGCAGGCTGGATGGGAGCTCATCTGTGGCTGCGGGTGATCTGACTGGGGACTGTCAGTGGAAAGATCCTTCTCTCTAATAATCCGTGGTAATCTACCTTGTCCAGAAGACGAAGCAGGAaagaggctttttctttttctttttttttttctccttccctctctgttactttttttttttttaagtttaacaAGGGTAAAGTCGACTGCCTCCTTTAATTGTGCTCTTAAATCTCCTCTGGGAAATGTTGTGCTCAGCCAGAGCGTGTCTGGACTGTGCTGACCCATGTTTAGCCGATGCCTGTCACTTCTCATACGCGTTTCTCTTCCACCGCAGTACTCTGACAGCGTGCGGCAGCGCATCCTCTCGCTGCCTCTCCTGCAAGGAgcggagggaggcagggagggaggcagggacggggggagggagggaggggggggtccGCTCTGCATCTCTCCTTCACGGAAGCACATCCATGCCGCGGACTCGGAGGCCCGGCCCCCCACTCCCCCGATCTCCGTCGGggggttaaaaaagaaaacggaggcgggaaggaggaggaggaggaggaggagaagcagcagctgatgggGGGAGCGCAGCCCCCTCCCCCGGTGGCGCAGGTGGCGCCGCGGCCTCTGGgtggcgccgccgccgccgccgcgcgcgTGTAAGAGACGCGCGGGGTCCCGCCGCTCCGGTCAcagggagcggcggcggcgggagcagcaCAGCGGAGCTGCCGCCTCTCCCCGCACGGAAGCCGGCGGCGCGGGGAGAGGGGGTGGGAGAAGCCGAGAAGCCGGGGTCCCTCCCGCGCCCGCAGAGAACTTCTCGCCTTACCGCCGGTGCGCCCCGGTGCCCGTTCGCTTCGTGTTTGGAACTTCGGGGGGTTTGCTGAAATTTCTGGATTATGTTCCTGCTGAGCCGGTCTGCGGGGAGCTGAACGAGGGGAGGAAGAATGCGGGTCTATTTAATGGTCTTCTGCCTTATTTGCTGCACCGCGAACGGGCAAGTAGTGTATTCCATCGCTGAGGAAACGGAGCGTGGAGCATCTGTTGGGAACATAGCGAAGGACTTAGGAATAGATGCAGCTACACTTTCAGCTCGGAAATTTCGCATGATCACCGGTTCAAGtaagcaatattttaatataaatgcaaGCACGGGGGCTTTATCTGTTAACGAGCCCATAGACAGAGAGCAGCTTTGTGAATTAAAGTCTGCCTGTCTTCTGAATTATGAACTCGTGTTAGAAAACCCTCTAGAGCTGTATAGGATGGAATTTAAAGTCTTGGACATAAATGACAACTCCCCCATCTTTCCCTTAAGTGAATACCATATAAACGTGCCTGAGTTCCTGTCACCTGGTGCACGGTTTACACTCCCCACTGCCCAAGATCTTGATGAAGGTACCAACAGTGTCCAGAACTATACTCTGAGCCTGGACAAACATTTCCATTTGGAAATGCAGGCACGCGGGGATGGGAGTAAATATCCTGAACTGGTGCTGAAGAAAGCCTTAGACAGGGAGCAGCAAGCCACTCACAGACTTGTCCTTACAGCCAAAGATGGTGGGGATCCTCCAAAGTCTGGTGATGTCCCGGTCATTGTGACTGTGCTGGATACCAATGACAATGCACCAGAATTTGAGCACTCAGTCTACAGGGCGAGTATCTTGGAAAACTCCCCCAGTGGCACTTTGGTAGTGCAAGTGCATGCCACGGACTTGGATGAAGGTCCAAACGGAGAGGTCAGGTATTCATTTAGCAATACTACTTCTGCTGATCTACAGAGAATGTTCTTAATTCACCCGCACACTGGAGAGGTGACAGTCAATGGCGTTTTAGCTGTTCAGAGACCTCTCCTCGAGATGCTTATTGAGGCAAGGGATAACGGGGCATTTGGCATGTCCAGCACAGCTAAGCTGCTGGTGGAAATCACTGATGTGAACAATCATGGCCCAGAGATAACAATTACATCCCTTTCCAGTCCCATTCCTGAGGATGCTGTTCCTGGCACAGTGATAGCTCTGCTGAGTATTATGGATAAGGACCCTGGGGAGAACGGGAAAGTAACCTGCCAGATCCCCGATAACCTTCCCTTCCAGTTAAAGCCTTCCCTTGAAAACTACTACAGCCTGGTCACAAGTGGGCTTCTGGACCGAGAGCTAGTTAGTGGGTACAACATCACCATTACTGCCACAGACTTGGGCTCTCCACCCATCACCACTCAGAAGACCCTTTGGGTGCAGATTTCTGATGTGAATGATAACCCCCCTGTCTTCAGTGCTGACACGTTTGATGTGTTTGTGGAGGAGAACAATCCACTTGGTGCTTTTCTCTACCAAGTCTCAGCATCTGACCCTGATATGGGGGAGAATGGACGGGTCTCTTACATGCTCAGGAATTCAACAGTTGCAGGCAGTGCGCTGGCCAGCTTTTTATCTGTGAGCTTGGGCAACGGGAGCATCTATGCAACACGTGCCTTTGACTTTGAGCAGCTTAGGAGCTTCTATTTCCAAGTGGAAGCCAAGGACAATGGGTCACCAGCCTTGAGTGCTGCCATAACTGTGAATGTTTACATCTCAGACCAGAATGACAATGCCCCAGCCATCCTGTACCCCACCAGCCAGAATGGCTCAGTAGCTGTTGAAGTTGTGCCCCGCCTGGCTGATGAGGACTACCTGGTGACCAAAGTGGTGGCGGATGATGAGGACAATGCACAGAACGCCTGGCTCTCCTATCACCTTGCCCAGTCCTCCGACTCCACCCTGTTCCGCTTGGCACCACACTCTGGTGAGCTGCGCACCACACGCTCCTTGCGCTCCACCGACTTCCTCAAGCACAAGGTGGTTGTGGTGGTGCGGGACCACGGGGATCCACCGCTCTCCTCTACTGTCACAGTGGGCATTCTGCTGGCTGACACCCTGCCCCAGGCACTGCCAGACTTCGATGACAGTGGAGAGCCACCACCACTACTCAACGCTACAAATATCTACTTGATCGTTTCCCTTGCCTGTGTCTCCTGCATCTTTGCAGCgttcctcctctttcttgccATTGTGCGGCTGTGCCGCTGTCGgacttgctgctgcagcagctgctgctgcccagctgatGAGTATGAAAAGTATTGCTATAGCGTGCACATGCTTCCCAGCTCCCACCTCCCACCAGACATGCTGGAGGTCACTGGTGTGGGTAAACTGACCCATACCTACTTGTACAGGGCATCTGTAGGTCTTGGGCCTAGTAACAGCAGCATCCCAAATGGTGATGCTGGGAACATTCCCAGCGGCTCAAGATTACAAGTGCCAGGACCCTGCATCCAAGTGCAGCAGGTCCAAAGTGATCGTTTGAGTGCTGTCCTCTTGGTAAGTActtcttcctttcacttttttcctcccaggcGCATGGCTTTGTGTCTACGCTGGGTTGCTGTCAGTGTGGAAGAAGGTACTGAGGGTATTTGCAGGAGAGCAGGTGTCATTTCAAGGCACCTGGAGGAAACTTCAGTTCCTTTTATATCTTTCCTAAAGCCAAGATCTCTTTAGGTGAAACATGGTTATGGAAtgacaaaagagattttttttcccccacaaatgTTTAGGACCTTCAGGCATAACTGAAGGTAAAGGTGATGTAAGTGAAAACTAAATGTCTTGCAAGCTGAGCCATTGTCTTCAGATAGCTAAGTAGGGGCATGATAAGAGTCTGTGCAGTTTCTAATCCATAGGTGGTTCTAGTCTACACCATATGGAgcctgtgactttttttttttttaatatacccCAATTCCTGAGAATTTTTCATTGAGGGGTGAATAGTTTGCTGAGCCAAGATGCTGGTTTGCAATGCCCGAGGTAAGCCTATGGTGGAGTACCAAGAATTCAATATCCAGCACCTCTTTAGGAAATGTAATTTGTAGCGTTCATCTCTTTTTCCAAGCAATCCATGGGTTTTGCAAATCCAAACCAATTGTCTTCTGAGCCTCTGACCAAGCTGGTTTCTTCTCAGTAGTGTGATAAGTGATTTCGCAGGAGGAAATATCTTACTTTGATTACAGTGTAGGACTACAAGGTGGGATATATCTGCAGGTCTGATCTGCTGGGTTTTGCTGTGTCACTTGTCcgaaattcatttttcttatatGCAAAATAAcaccagttttatttttaataggtgCTGTGAGTTGTCTTTAtatttttgtgaagttttgAGATGTTTTGCCTGCAGACTGTCAAATTTCCTCAGTATGTAATGGTAACTAACTAATCGGTGTTGGCTCTGTCCAGGCCAGTACTCTGTGGTAAGAGCTGTTCCAGATGTTTCTAAGGCAAATGTAAGAACCCATGTTAGACAGACATGGTATGATCTGCTTCCTGCAGTTATTTTTATCCTAATTTATAATTATTAGAGGTTGTCCTAAGTCTGTAATgatgatatttattttcatttttgaaatcATTATGGTACCTTAAAATACCTGTAAATGGCCAGCCCCTTTTGAACCTTGATGTAAAGTTCAAAAAGGAACTTCCAGCAACTTTTTTTGGATAACCAAATACATATTCAGATATAGTATCTGAAAAAGCACTTTCTTTTATAACTCTTGAATTTCCAAGTAGTGATTTTTAGTGGATTTTCCCTTGTTCTGGAAAAGATTCCTGATTTGCTCTTAACTATGAAATTAGTTTATCATGCCTTCTGTTATTTATCTGGGGGCAAGATGAAATAGGTTTGTGGGTTGGGGGGGGTCCAGGTCCCGTGtgtcattccccccccccccgttttctGAACACATTTTCCACATAAATCCTACTGACAAGGCAAGAacttttctcaaatatttgttGTTTGATTTACTCATGTTGGTTTACCTAGCATTTAATCGAGGTCATAATCAGTTTTAAGTTTAGTTCTCTGTAGTGGCAGAGGGTTGCACATGTCATGGATCTCACTATGCAAAGGTGGGAGTGGAATAAATCttgcaaaagcagaagtgtCAGTGTCTTTCAGTAGGAAATTGTAGAGCCCAGGAAAATAGCAGTTGGCAGCATGTAAAGAAGAATTTGTGCCTAATGCATTGATGTACTTTGGGAATATCATTGATTATTTTGAGCATCtgggggcagggcagggggggaaggCTGAGTTAGAACCTTTGTAATGGGGAGCTAAAAACCTTTTTGGCAATCTCTTAACTCAGAAGGTGTCTGCAAGAACTCTGATAGTGTCCTGGGGGTGTATCTTTGGCTGGAGAGTAGTTCATAATTGCAAAACTTCTATAACAAAggtgatatttaaaaaaacccaacaccttgGTGCAACTGATATCCATGTTCCTATTGAGTGAGATCTTGAAACTTAGGTTACCAATACATTAATGGACTGAATAATAATAGAAATGCAAAAGTATCTCTGATCTCTGTAATGAGAACAACCAAAATGTCTCTCATTACATCTCGCTGTATTTCAGTCATTCAGGTgaatttttaaacttgaaataCGAGACACCTTTTTAGGAGCTTTTGATAGTGGGCAAAATAAATCACAGGTGTTACCTttggcaattttattttcttagctcCTAATACACAGGAATGGATAACTATAGATGTGACCTACATGGAAAGTCCAAAGGCTGTGCATTAATTGAGCTGAgcaggggagcagaggcagagcccaTGAGAACTCATCTACccttagaaacaaaattatgcCAGTTATTATTAATTTGATGCTGATGATTCCATTGGCTAGTACACTGGAGAATCAACTAcacatttatacacacacatgtgtgtatacatacaaTTTACGTATTTCTTGCAAGATTTGCAAGTTATTAAAATGGCATTCATATTCAAATGATCAGGAGTGAGCAGAAGCTGCAGTTTCTatactttcatttctgtataCACTTTAGATTCACCAAGATTTAAAGTAAAGTATAATTATGTTAGAGATACTTGTAAAATAGTTTCCAGTCATCTGAGGTGGGAAAGAGAATTGTCACTTGTTCTTGAAAACTGTTCCTTAGTCTAAATCCCTGTGGACTTAAATATTATTTCCGTCCAGAAAGATCACAATTACTTTATTAGTGAGGAatatttttactcattttacattaaaatgagaGGATTAGAATTTCTCTGGGTTTACCAATagaaatttcagtaaaaaaaaaaaagtaagtctgGATGTTGACTAATTTTGTCTTTAAGTGCTTTCAGACTGACTCATTTGGagttaaaaatatgaacataaGTGGCCCTTGGACCTTCTGAGGTGGGATGATTGTATTGCTCCCTAATAAtataaatgtaacaaaaataaagcataaaatatttaaaaggtacTGGATGCAACTCCATACTTATAATTCAACGCACTTGAAATGACTCCAAGATTGCAATTTTAGCAGAACTTAGATATccttgattgtttttttttttttttttttttaattgggggtggtggtggtggttacAGTATTTGGTATATGGAAGATAgacaaaatgtttatatatacCAAAAGTTAATTCAAATTCCAGaagttaaatgtattttcaaaatttaggttaatttcttttttcttggtcaTCTTTTGCTACTGAATTAAAGGATAGGCTTGAATGATTTTTACATATACAGATGCATGAGACCCTTTTGTGCTTTTACATCTTCTATTTAGGTTACAGCTAAAAATAGAACTATGTATGGCCATAATAGCAATATAGTAAACTGTAATTGTATCTCTTTCggtattttttctgtatctttctgCAATTCAGCATAAGTGACAGCTAAGTGAAGAGCATGTTACACTGCTATGGTACTGTGCTGTATTAGGGCACTAGTGGGTTTACTAAAGTAAGTGGTAGTTCACTGAGTATTTCTGGAATCGTGATGTGCTCATGTATTGTTAcaattcttttgtttgtgtgtgttgtCCATTGTGCTACACAAAAAGCCTATAAGATATTTCTACATTCAGAGTGTAGTGACCTCTCTGCGATTTGACATTCAATATTTAGGTTACATCCAAAAATAGACACAAACCTAGTAATGGAGACTATTTCTTGCTAAACTGTAATAGGAGTGGAATAATTTTGTGCAACGTGGCATGCATTTCCAGTGTCAAAAATGGATGCACTTACGCTGAGACAGTGGCATGCAATCTAGGCTGAACTGCTGCAGGCTAAGCATCAGTGGCTTATTCACACAAGTAAAGACCAGCAGCGTGAGTGAACCCTCCCTTCATCTTGTTCTGATGCGAGCATGCACTGTAACATAGCGAAATGTAAGTATGAAGTACCTTCCCaattttttcagtctgtatAGCTAACAACCTGCCCAGACACAGCAGTCTTATACCCGCATTGTAAGAATTCAGTTGTGTAGGCAGATTTCTTGGCTGCAGAAGTTATTCTTGGGGTCAGGCCAAGAAAATCCTAGAAAGAGTgataatcaaagaaaattcagcaagGGAAACTGGTATAGATTTCCCTCTTTCTGACCACTCCAATTACCTTTTGCAAAGAAAGGTAACACTGCAGCTTCAACGTTCAACAAAACAACACTGGGTCCAGGAAAAGCTACAAACACCTGGGCTGAAACTCTGCATGACTGATATCTGCCTTGGAGTATTATTTTCAGAGGTAGTGGAAGGGAGAGTGACAGAAGGAGTAGCTTGAGGGAGTGTGGAGAGTAATGTGTATTTGGAGATGCATAAGGCAAAGACAATGATGGACAGGAAAGACTGAGACTGAGTGGTGACATTGGCTCAGGGGGGGTAGATGTGAGTAGTAATTCTTGTATGAAAGCAGAGAACAGGAGAACACAAATCGAATCAAGTCCAGTTCTTTCCTATATCAGCCACCACTTAATCTTAAATCTTCAAAttcaaagatttaaattttaattgcaaaaaatactcattttaattgcaaaatttaCTAGGTTGTGCCCATTATTCCTACTGGAAAGTTATTCATCTAAGGCTTTGAAACCCTCCTCTGACATCCTGTCAACAGTTATTTGCTATGAATTTGTGTATGTTTGTTCTTGTGCCAGCAATGTTCTTTTAGTATAAGTagttcttttctctctctttggtGCTTGATTTCTTCATAGTTTAGAAAGCAACCACATCTTTTCTTAGGCTTTGTTTGAATAAGCTAAATAAGTCAATCTCAGTCTTTTTTCTATGGTCATCTCTGCACTTGTCTGATCATGCTAATGTCCCTTCTCTGCATCCATTCTTCCTTTgtggatatatattttttgcaaatatgtgACCagaattatatataatatttcaGACAAAGGGCCTCCTACACAGTGATAGGAATATTTCTCGGTCCAGAGGATAGGGAATGCATCACCTGATACTTCTTGGGATAGCAGTTATCTTCTCCATAGTTGTAATATGTTGATTAATCAGTCATGTATTATTGCAGAACTTCTTTGGAGTAGAGGTGGATGGAGGAAGGTTGATTCCCAAGATGGTGCTTCTTCTGCCTAACTTCATTCATCTAAATGCTGGATGTTTGAATCTTAGATGTTAAAAAGTCATAGCCATATGCTGAGAGCAACTCATCCTGTTCATCTTAGACATAAGAATTTAGATGTAGTCTACAAACAGCACTGAGACTAGATGTACAacttttaaataactgaaactAGTTGATACAAGTAGTAACTTACGGGAGTCTGCACTTTGTGTTATTAGATGTCATCTGTTTCTGTGATGTGTCAAGTTGTTCCTACAGTGAATGATGCCATATGGTGTCTTCCACAACTGTTATTAGAATAGCCCAACTTCTTGTATTTCAATGTAGTGCTGTATTGAATGTTTTACTGAAATCCGAATAGATGAGATGAATTTCAGTTTATGTTTTCATTGAAGACAATTGAAGACCAGTCTAGCTAATAGACAGGTGGGGTATTGGGCTGGTGGTCACATAGGGTAGATTTGACCATTCTAAATTACTGGCACTGCAGTTGCTGTTCTCCAATCTGATTATTGTACTCCAGACTTGACAGGTttatcttaaaacaaaataccaaaccacccccaccaccacccccaccaccccttAATTCTACGCTTTTATTTGTCAGTTCTTCTGGAAATCTGTGATGAAATCAGGTAGTGGTGATTTGAGGATGATGAACACCCAGCATTTTAATTCTGCCTTGGTGATAGCAATTTCCATTCCCTCAGAGTAATTTGTCACATAGTCAACATCACACTCAAGGTATtgaaaatagaggaaaataaagatttacTGTCATAAGATGAGATGGTGTCTCAAGGGGGTGATTGGTCCACATATGCCATGTTTTGTACTATTGGCCTGTGCATCCTCTGCACCTTGTTGAAGAGAGGCTGCTGGACTTTTAGTGTGGCCCAATATAACGGTGGTCATGCTATGTATTTGGGGGATTACAGTTAGCTTGCTTCAATGtaacaaaagaaattctgctAAGTGTGTGAATTGCTGAGGGCTGTTTAAAGTCACAATTAGTCAAAAGAATAGCAACAAAATCCAACACCAGAACTGAAAAGGAAGGCAAGCAGGGACATGGGAATTAAGATATTCAGCTGAGATTTGTAAGGCAAAGAAAAAGGCAGGGCAACAGCTTAAAGATTTGATGCTATCAGAGGTATTTGGAGAATAACAGCAAATTTGACCAATATGGCAAGAGGATAGGTAtgttaagaaataaagaaaagatttgtACTTTCTAGTCTTTGAGCAGTCT includes:
- the LOC104635494 gene encoding protocadherin alpha-C1-like isoform X5, which codes for MRVYLMVFCLICCTANGQVVYSIAEETERGASVGNIAKDLGIDAATLSARKFRMITGSSKQYFNINASTGALSVNEPIDREQLCELKSACLLNYELVLENPLELYRMEFKVLDINDNSPIFPLSEYHINVPEFLSPGARFTLPTAQDLDEGTNSVQNYTLSLDKHFHLEMQARGDGSKYPELVLKKALDREQQATHRLVLTAKDGGDPPKSGDVPVIVTVLDTNDNAPEFEHSVYRASILENSPSGTLVVQVHATDLDEGPNGEVRYSFSNTTSADLQRMFLIHPHTGEVTVNGVLAVQRPLLEMLIEARDNGAFGMSSTAKLLVEITDVNNHGPEITITSLSSPIPEDAVPGTVIALLSIMDKDPGENGKVTCQIPDNLPFQLKPSLENYYSLVTSGLLDRELVSGYNITITATDLGSPPITTQKTLWVQISDVNDNPPVFSADTFDVFVEENNPLGAFLYQVSASDPDMGENGRVSYMLRNSTVAGSALASFLSVSLGNGSIYATRAFDFEQLRSFYFQVEAKDNGSPALSAAITVNVYISDQNDNAPAILYPTSQNGSVAVEVVPRLADEDYLVTKVVADDEDNAQNAWLSYHLAQSSDSTLFRLAPHSGELRTTRSLRSTDFLKHKVVVVVRDHGDPPLSSTVTVGILLADTLPQALPDFDDSGEPPPLLNATNIYLIVSLACVSCIFAAFLLFLAIVRLCRCRTCCCSSCCCPADEYEKYCYSVHMLPSSHLPPDMLEVTGVGKLTHTYLYRASVGLGPSNSSIPNGDAGNIPSGSRLQVPGPCIQVQQVQSDRLSAVLLPKHPNPDWRYSASLRAGMQSAVHMEEAGVLRGGPGGPDQQWPTVSSATPEPEAGEVSPPVGAGVNSNSWTFKFGPGNPKQGGPGELPDKFIIPGSPAIISIRQEPPNSQIDKSDFITFGKKEETKKKKKKKKGNKTQEKKEKGNSTTENSDQ